A single Phoenix dactylifera cultivar Barhee BC4 chromosome 1, palm_55x_up_171113_PBpolish2nd_filt_p, whole genome shotgun sequence DNA region contains:
- the LOC103716124 gene encoding glycine-rich protein 5-like: MARILGVLSFGDWGNSMSQISGFLFLLCLVAASISMVLFACSHRPKRSGRSQNVVYYGHGGTANASTSQGNGGGGDADFTAGTGLGVAAGLAVSVSLDAAGGGTGCGGGSGCGGGCGGGGGG, from the coding sequence ATGGCTAGAATCTTGGGTGTTCTTAGCTTTGGAGACTGGGGAAACTCCATGTCTCAAATCTCAGGATTTCTCTTCCTGCTTTGCCTGGTTGCTGCATCGATTTCCATGGTCCTCTTCGCCTGCAGCCATCGCCCCAAAAGGTCTGGCAGGAGCCAGAATGTGGTGTATTATGGACACGGTGGTACGGCGAATGCCTCGACGAGCCAAGGTAATGGTGGGGGCGGAGATGCCGATTTTACTGCCGGTACTGGCCTCGGTGTCGCGGCTGGTCTCGCCGTATCTGTTTCTCTCGATGCTGCCGGTGGTGGTACTGGCTGCGGCGGTGGCAGTGGCTGCGGCGGTGGCTGCGGGGGTGGCGGCGGTGGGTAA